TAATGTAAGGTTTTTTTAGTTCTATTTTTTTTAGCTGCTCGCTGTTTTTTCTAAAAGCATCATAATGTCCGACAGTGTTTGCTATCTTGTCAATTGCATAAATTAGTGAAGTTATGAGTATCGAATATTCTCTTTGATTTATTTTACCATTTTCGAATTTGCTTTCAATATCGCTCCTAATAAAATCAAGACTTTTTAAACTTTCTTCACTCAAATACGTATCTTTAAAATTTTGGCTATAGTAGCAGGTTTTTGATTCACGGACTGCGTTGTAATCTTTTATTAGTCTGTCTATTTTTTTCTTATTGTATGGCAAATTCGAAAAGAAGCAGATATAAGCGTGATAGTTGCAAGATAGTGTGTCATTTATTATTAATTCAAATCTATCTTTGAATCTATCTGATACAACTGCTGTTCCAGCAAATAAATCAGTAAAACTTAAACATTCCTTGGTATTATTTGTAATGATTTCATCGATAAAGTCAAGAAGTTGTTGTTTGCTTCCTAAATATCTACGATTTGAAATAGAAAAAGTTTCCAAAATTTATTCCTTGTAATTATTTCCATTTTATGCAACAATGCAACATTGTAGCAAATTTAGGAAATAAAAACAATTACAAAGAACTAATCTCACTCCAAATTTGATTATACCACGTTTCATTTATCGTTTGCGGCTTAGCAAATTCATAATCTTTAAATATGACATTTAGCATTTTGTTATAATCTGGTTCATTTCTCAAAAGCTTAACCAATTCTGAACTCGTAATTGAAAAAATTTTAATTCCATCTACAAAATTACCTCTATTTTGCGAACTTTCAAGACGCGTATGTGCCATAGAGCGGAAGATATTTACTACATTTTTATCAAGCTCATCCGCAATAAAAAATGTATACGTATCTTTGGAGATCTCATTATTCCTAATGCTTAAATTTGCGCTATGTCTAATTACAGGTTCTAATTCACCTCTCTTTTGGGCATTTTTATCCATAAGTGTAGCTTCTAGCATAACGTCGAAAGTTTCATGTTTTGCGATAATATCTCCATCTCCTCCGGGTGCGTGAGATAGCGGTAGGCCGTCAGCGTCAAGGCTTAAATTCATGCTATCTTTTAAATTAAAAGCTTGCTTACTTAATCTATGCCAAGCAATAGCGACTATGTATTCAAAAATTGTCGGAATGCTGGCATCTTGTGTTACTTTTTCTTGTATAGTCTCATGCTGCTTGATGTCGCCAAACATTTCTAAAATATTGCAAAGCTCATTATTATCGTAATCGTATCTTGTAGCTATTTTTTTCTCGAATTCATCATCAAACACAGTCTTTAAATAGTCATTTAAAGACGTTCCTTCCGGAACTTTATATTTTGTTGTTAATTCATTTTTTAGTTTGTCTACTTTTGCTGCATCAAAATCTAGAATTCTAATAGTTGGCAAATTTTGAATAAACGCTTCATCGTTTAGATCGCCTACGATTTCTAAATCTTTAAATACAAAAGAAGTAAGCTCTCGGTTACCCAAATTTACCAAAGCATTTTCAAAACTGATTAGCCCCGAGAGCTTAAAGGTGCGTATGAGCACATCTTGATACTCTTTTTGCAAATCATATCTCTTTGATTCAAGAAAAATATTATAAAAGGATTCGTTAAAATTTGCCACAGATAAAAGCTCATTTTTGGGATTAGATAAAAACTCGTCCAAATCAAATCTTCTACTAAATTCGAAAGGTATTTTTCCAAAGCCAAAGGCGCGTTTAATGGATTGATCGCTTGATATAGTCTTTAGCTTTTTAAATTTGTCCTCCGTAGGACTATTTTTAAACGACAAGCAGGCCTCATAAAATTCTTTATATTTTTCTACTGATTGCGGAGTTTTTCTATTTTTAAATATTTCCTTAAACATATCGTCCGATAGAGGTTCTTCGCTCAAAATAGTAGCAGTTCTGCCTATAACATACTGTTCTAAAAACTTCGAAAAAATAATCTTTCTATCTACAACGTCCTGATAGCTGCTAATAATTGATGCAATTCTATCTCTTGAATAGTTTGGCTTGATTGCAAATAAAATTTGTGCGAAATGATTTTGTGGGACATTGTTATAGCGTGATAAAAATAAAATCGCAACTCTAAAAATATATACCGAACAAACCCCATCTGTCACTTTAAGCTTCAAAAGCTGTCGCAAAAACAGAACATTATCGTTACTAATATTAAAAAGCTTCTCGATTTCATCCTGTTGCAAACTGTTTTTCAAAAAAGCTTCACCAACAGCTGTGATTCTACGTTTTTTATCACTTAGACCGATTTTTGCGATAGCATTTGTATAAGTCCTTGCTTTACGTTTCTTATCGCCTTCTTCAAAATCTTGTTCTGATTCCTTAACCAAACCACTTGTAACAACTAGATCATAAAAATCAATTTGAGAAAAATTACAAGGCTGCCACTCTTCCTCTATTTTTATTAAAAGACTCAAAAGCATTTTATAGTCATCTATTAGATTCTTTCGCCGAAAGCTTGTGTCACCCAAATTTACAACTGAGTCGCTACCTAAGTTTATCACTATTTCCTCCTATTGCTATTTTTATACTTTTGGTTTTAGTCTAGCGTTTTTTAACTTAACAGAGGTTTTATAAAAACATAGTTTTAAATATTTTTTGCTGCAACCAAGATGCGTTTGATACATGATGTCGATCAAAATCTAGAATACAAATACCTACCTTAATAACTTTCAACATCAAATTCAAAGGAAATCCTCTCGTGAGAATCTAGGCGATTTTATTTAAAAGAATAAAAAATCAGCATAGAATTTCGATATAATCGCAAGATAACTTTACTTTTAAGGTGTAGCATGAATTTTTTAAGCATTTGTCTCTTGTTGATAAGTAGCATATTGGTGTCGTGCGCTATCGTATTTTTTGTTTTTAAAAAGGTGCTTGGTGGCACGATATGTATTTTGCTCGGTATAGCAACTACATTGTATACTTTTATGTATGTGGATGGTCATTTTTATTGGATTTTATCATGTTTTGCAACCCTGTGCGCCATCTCTGCAACAGGCGAATTACAACAAGTATCAAAAATAAATTTTAAAAGTAAAAAAATAGAAAAAAGGGTAATACAGAGCGCAACTTGGTCTTTAGTATTGTGCTTATCTGTAGTATTAATTTGTTTTATAGTTAACTACTATAAACTAAATATAGATAGCATATTTTTTAGTATATCGCTATGGCTTATTATCATTGGATCTATTGGCACCTTTGCTACAGCCAACGATTACAATAATGTTGTTAAGGCGGCTTTCAGGCTTATAGAAAACAAAAAAAATGTTGGATTTTTTACTATTAATGATATTTTTTATCAGCTCTATGAGCAAAAACAGCAAACTCAAAAGAAATTCGACGAATTTTTAAAAGAAAAAGTAGCATTGTGCGAAGAAATACTGGATGATTTGATAACCGATCAAGATGTTGTTTTGATTAATTTAAATAGCATTAAAATTTATTTTTTTAATTCCAAATACAATGAATTGATTAATAAAATTACCGAAATAACAACTATTGAAATTTTGACCGACAAGCAAAAAATATTAACAGAACTTGATAGGGTAGCGCCTCTAGGAGACGAAGCTCTGTTGGATTTAATAATTCTGCAAGACATAGATAGAAGATTATATAATGATAAAGAAGTGTTTATAAGTCCTAAAAATATAGACAAAGTAAGATATTGTTCGTCGTGCGGAAAAGTTGTTTTACTAGATTCAACGTCAGATGATATAGGGGAATGGTTTTGCTCCAAAACATGTGAGCAGACAGAAGAGAATTGTCTAAACTTGGCAGAAAATATACACAACAGCTCAAAATTTATAGAAGAACAAAAAATAATAAACAATAGTGTACCAGTAGCTAGTGTAACAATTCCTAGTTCGGATACATGGAATACAAATTTTAGGCCTATACAAACCAGTAAAGAGTATTTGGAATATACTAAAGGGGTAGGTACTAATGCAAAAGGTCAGGTTGTGGACGCAAAGGGAAATGTCATTAACTCTACTGGACATGGTGATGCTGCAGAAATAATGAATACAAAACTAGACAATATAAGTGGTAAAAATGCCAAGTTGGTAGGCGGCGACAATGCTAAAAATGGAGCCGACAGAATAGTGGACGGAATAGAAATACAAAGTAAATATTATAAATCTGCACAAGCTAGCGTTGATTCATCTTTTGATGGCTCCAAAGGAAACTATCGTTATATGCGCGATGACGGCAAACCAATGCAGCTAGAAGTTCCAAAAGACCAATATGATAAAGCTGTGGAAATAATGGCAAAAAAGATTAAGGCAGGAAAGGTGCCTGGGGTTACAGATCCAAATGAGGCAAGGAACATTATAAGAAAAGGTCAAGTTACCCTCGATGAAGCTAAAAATTATGCCAAATTCTGCTCTAAAGAAAGTTTAAAATTTGACGCAATAAATGGTGTGGTTGTCGCTGCTGGAGCCTTTGGCATATCATTTGTTATAAATACTTCGATTGTTTTTTTAGAGAAAAGGATATAAAAAAAGCATTGCAACAATCCAGTGTTGCTAGTATGAGAGCTGGCGGGCAAGCATTCGTAACATATATTGCCTCTTCTCAGATACAAAGAATTCCACAAGTTAACTCTTTTTTGCAATCAGCAATAAACTTTAAATTTGATAGTCAAATAGGAAAAGCTTTTGCTGGTACCGTGACTAAACCAGGAAATATATCTGCAACCACGGCCGCAAATAATGCTTTAAGAAGCACTGTGGTCGTTGCGGGTGTAACAATGGCTATTACTTCTAGTATAGAAATCGTTCAGATGATGCGTGGACAAATTAGTGGTATGCAATGCATAAAAAATATAGCACAAAATGCTGGTGGCATAGCTGGCGGAACTGCAGGTGCCTTGGCTGGAGCAGCAGCATGTTCATTTATCCCTGGCGTCGGAACGATTGTTGGCGGTGTAGTCGGAGGTGTTATAGGTGGTTTTGGTGGTGGAGCCCTAGTAAAGAAATTTATGGATAAATTTATAGAAGATGATTGTGTAAAAAAACAGAGGATTTTCTTTTTACAAATGTTGTATCTGGCTGTAATATTTAAATTATCTGGCGACGAAGCAAAAGAATTTAAAAATAAAGTAGATCAAGTTATTATGTCTGCTAAAGATTTTTTTGGCGGTAACTTCAGTGCAAAAGAAATGCAACCTTATTCAAATTCTGTTTTAAAACCAATTGTCGTTTCAGTGGTCGCTAGAAGACCTATACTGCCAAGCCAGACCTTTAAAGAAGAGGTAATAGAGGCCGTTATTGTTGATGAGGTTCTTCAAAGTGCCTAATTATATTCATATGTAAAAACATGATTACCCAAGCAATCGCTTGGGTAATCATGAGTAAAAAATATCTAATAGTTTAAACTAAAATACTTTTACTAAGATTTTTTAAAAACCATTTTTCTATATTAATTTACCATTATTAATTATTCCTGGGTCTGCCTTTATTGTTTTTCTTTGGCA
The DNA window shown above is from Campylobacter concisus and carries:
- a CDS encoding AlwI family type II restriction endonuclease; the protein is MINLGSDSVVNLGDTSFRRKNLIDDYKMLLSLLIKIEEEWQPCNFSQIDFYDLVVTSGLVKESEQDFEEGDKKRKARTYTNAIAKIGLSDKKRRITAVGEAFLKNSLQQDEIEKLFNISNDNVLFLRQLLKLKVTDGVCSVYIFRVAILFLSRYNNVPQNHFAQILFAIKPNYSRDRIASIISSYQDVVDRKIIFSKFLEQYVIGRTATILSEEPLSDDMFKEIFKNRKTPQSVEKYKEFYEACLSFKNSPTEDKFKKLKTISSDQSIKRAFGFGKIPFEFSRRFDLDEFLSNPKNELLSVANFNESFYNIFLESKRYDLQKEYQDVLIRTFKLSGLISFENALVNLGNRELTSFVFKDLEIVGDLNDEAFIQNLPTIRILDFDAAKVDKLKNELTTKYKVPEGTSLNDYLKTVFDDEFEKKIATRYDYDNNELCNILEMFGDIKQHETIQEKVTQDASIPTIFEYIVAIAWHRLSKQAFNLKDSMNLSLDADGLPLSHAPGGDGDIIAKHETFDVMLEATLMDKNAQKRGELEPVIRHSANLSIRNNEISKDTYTFFIADELDKNVVNIFRSMAHTRLESSQNRGNFVDGIKIFSITSSELVKLLRNEPDYNKMLNVIFKDYEFAKPQTINETWYNQIWSEISSL